A genome region from Microbacterium sp. CGR2 includes the following:
- a CDS encoding type II toxin-antitoxin system Phd/YefM family antitoxin has product MRSIPLSEAKGNLVGLMDEVENEKEIFEITRGGRPVVVLMSMDAHDSLHETLFWLSQPGARDDIGAALRQLTSGKTLDADTTRAQHGLPPL; this is encoded by the coding sequence ATGCGATCCATACCGCTGAGCGAGGCGAAGGGCAACCTCGTCGGGCTGATGGACGAGGTGGAGAACGAGAAGGAGATATTCGAGATCACCCGAGGTGGTCGCCCGGTGGTCGTGTTGATGAGCATGGATGCGCACGACTCGTTGCACGAGACGCTGTTCTGGCTCTCCCAGCCCGGCGCACGCGACGACATCGGTGCGGCACTGCGTCAGCTTACCTCCGGAAAGACGCTGGATGCCGACACTACCCGCGCCCAGCATGGCTTACCGCCGCTGTGA
- the pstB gene encoding phosphate ABC transporter ATP-binding protein PstB yields MSTSTSTSTGDAAPAAHTHFHAAESRRVAETPSGLIRCEDVNVYYGDFRAVTGVNLEFGRNEITALIGPSGCGKSTLLRSLNRMNDLVDGARVEGNVIFQEEDIYAKGVDPIEVRRRIGMVFQKPNPFPKSIYDNIAYGPRVTGMKVDNMDDLVEEALTRSALWGEVKDKLKQSAFGLSGGQQQRLCIARTIAVQPDVILMDEPCSALDPIATSRIEDLMHELRKDYTIIIVTHNMQQAARVADRTAFFTALADETTGDRTGVLVEYDLTKNIFEQPQDQRTEDYISGRFG; encoded by the coding sequence ATGAGCACCTCCACGAGCACCTCTACGGGCGACGCCGCACCGGCGGCGCACACGCACTTCCATGCCGCAGAATCACGACGGGTTGCCGAAACCCCCAGCGGACTCATCCGCTGTGAAGACGTCAACGTCTACTACGGCGACTTCCGCGCCGTCACCGGCGTGAATCTAGAGTTCGGTCGCAATGAGATCACGGCACTCATCGGTCCCTCAGGATGCGGAAAGTCCACTCTTCTGCGCTCCCTGAACCGTATGAACGACCTCGTCGACGGCGCCCGCGTCGAAGGAAACGTCATCTTCCAAGAGGAGGACATCTACGCGAAGGGCGTCGACCCCATCGAGGTTCGACGACGCATCGGCATGGTGTTCCAGAAGCCGAACCCGTTCCCGAAATCGATCTACGACAACATCGCGTACGGCCCCCGAGTCACCGGGATGAAGGTCGACAACATGGACGACCTCGTCGAGGAGGCACTGACACGCTCAGCCCTCTGGGGAGAGGTGAAAGACAAGCTCAAGCAGTCGGCCTTCGGACTCTCCGGTGGACAGCAGCAGCGCCTCTGCATCGCGCGCACCATTGCGGTGCAGCCCGACGTGATCCTGATGGACGAGCCGTGCTCGGCCCTCGACCCCATCGCCACCTCGCGGATCGAAGACCTGATGCACGAGCTGCGCAAGGACTACACAATCATCATCGTCACCCACAACATGCAGCAGGCCGCACGAGTCGCCGACCGCACGGCATTCTTCACCGCCCTCGCCGACGAGACCACGGGAGACCGCACCGGAGTCCTGGTTGAATACGACCTCACGAAGAACATCTTCGAGCAGCCGCAGGACCAGCGCACGGAGGACTACATCAGCGGACGATTCGGATGA
- a CDS encoding metallophosphoesterase, translating to MRALEHAPTIALPDQRVAVCGDWHGNIGWARMISQALPRLAPDVTTILHLGDWQMPPAETDETFAGTSINRIYVTLGNHEPWGQITPLLDKHPGEAVRISELIWLLPRPARLTIGGRSVLSLGGAASVDRESREEGRTWWPDEAVSDAHVAAAIAGGPADLMLTHESPANTPVRPVREILRTNPHGFPSTALAASAASRARISEVWDAVRPELLAHGHLHAPGGGRTEDGRRVASLGREGQEANLAILDMRTLKMATPHPRIIRGLAEQYEDDYLDREKRAKGAAEALHSGVLDGLVPTAGALQDAQDYIDGRRTLDELIEDVRRRHTRPEDKP from the coding sequence ATGAGAGCTCTCGAACATGCGCCGACCATCGCGTTGCCGGATCAGCGCGTCGCGGTGTGCGGCGACTGGCATGGCAACATCGGCTGGGCGCGGATGATCTCCCAGGCTCTGCCACGCCTCGCGCCCGACGTGACGACGATCCTGCACCTCGGCGACTGGCAAATGCCGCCGGCAGAGACCGACGAAACCTTCGCCGGGACCAGCATCAACCGCATCTACGTCACCCTCGGCAACCACGAGCCGTGGGGACAGATCACCCCACTCCTGGACAAGCACCCCGGGGAGGCCGTCCGCATCTCCGAGCTGATCTGGCTGCTCCCGCGTCCGGCGCGCCTCACTATCGGAGGACGTAGCGTCCTGTCGCTCGGCGGGGCCGCGTCCGTCGACCGCGAGTCGAGGGAGGAAGGACGGACTTGGTGGCCTGACGAAGCCGTCTCCGACGCGCACGTGGCAGCTGCCATCGCCGGCGGCCCTGCGGACTTGATGCTCACCCACGAGTCCCCGGCGAACACCCCCGTTCGCCCAGTCCGAGAGATTCTGCGCACGAACCCTCACGGGTTCCCGTCGACCGCGCTTGCAGCGTCCGCCGCGTCTCGCGCCAGGATCAGCGAAGTGTGGGATGCAGTACGCCCCGAGCTACTCGCGCACGGGCACTTGCACGCACCGGGCGGTGGCAGGACCGAGGACGGCCGGCGGGTCGCCAGCCTCGGGCGCGAAGGCCAGGAGGCGAATCTGGCCATCCTCGATATGCGCACCTTGAAGATGGCGACGCCGCACCCCCGGATCATCCGCGGGCTGGCGGAGCAGTACGAGGACGACTACCTCGACCGCGAGAAGCGGGCGAAGGGCGCAGCCGAGGCGCTGCACTCCGGGGTTTTGGACGGGCTCGTGCCAACCGCCGGCGCTCTACAAGACGCGCAGGACTACATCGACGGGCGCCGAACCCTCGACGAGCTCATCGAAGACGTCCGTCGACGCCACACCCGCCCCGAAGACAAGCCATGA
- the pstC gene encoding phosphate ABC transporter permease subunit PstC yields the protein MTTVAERQGGPATGRAPSPSSSFAGRRRPGEFLIKLGLRLAAAITVITTVGIVIALLVPSLSFFAEVSPFEFLFGTRWAPRFADASFGVLPLVTATLWTTVIALLVAVPFGLGAAILLAEYAKPRVRKVLKPLLEILAGIPTVVYGFFALQFVQGTVLRDWLQLPTGAFSVLAAGLVMGVMIIPTIASIAEDAMSAVPGALRQGSAALGANRMQTTLRVVFPAALSGIVAAVVLGISRAVGETMIVAIAAGSQAQLVSNPLEQGQTMTGFIANAALGDSRVGSLEYNTLFAVGLLLFLITLLINFISIRFVRRFREAY from the coding sequence ATGACCACCGTCGCTGAGCGGCAAGGGGGCCCGGCTACCGGCCGGGCCCCCTCCCCCTCCTCATCCTTCGCGGGACGCCGTCGACCTGGCGAGTTCCTCATCAAGCTCGGCCTACGGCTGGCAGCAGCGATCACGGTGATCACGACCGTGGGCATCGTCATCGCCCTCCTGGTCCCGTCGCTGAGCTTCTTCGCCGAAGTCTCACCGTTCGAGTTCCTCTTCGGCACGCGTTGGGCTCCTCGGTTCGCTGACGCCTCATTCGGTGTCCTCCCCCTGGTTACCGCAACGCTGTGGACCACGGTCATCGCACTGCTCGTTGCTGTTCCTTTCGGCCTCGGCGCTGCCATCCTTCTGGCGGAATATGCGAAGCCGCGGGTCCGCAAGGTACTGAAGCCGCTGCTCGAGATCCTCGCGGGTATCCCGACCGTGGTTTACGGGTTCTTCGCACTCCAGTTCGTGCAGGGCACGGTCCTGCGCGACTGGCTCCAGCTCCCCACCGGTGCATTCAGCGTGCTTGCGGCGGGCCTCGTCATGGGGGTCATGATTATCCCGACAATCGCCTCGATTGCTGAGGATGCCATGTCCGCCGTTCCGGGCGCTCTGCGCCAGGGAAGTGCTGCTCTTGGCGCCAACCGGATGCAGACCACTCTCCGAGTCGTCTTTCCGGCCGCGCTGTCCGGCATCGTCGCCGCCGTGGTTCTCGGAATCTCACGAGCTGTCGGCGAAACGATGATTGTCGCAATCGCGGCGGGAAGTCAGGCGCAGCTCGTGAGCAACCCACTGGAACAGGGACAAACGATGACGGGATTCATCGCAAACGCTGCGCTCGGCGACTCGCGGGTCGGAAGCCTCGAGTACAACACCCTCTTCGCTGTCGGACTTTTGCTGTTCCTCATCACGCTGCTCATCAACTTCATCAGCATTCGCTTCGTCCGCCGATTCCGTGAGGCCTACTGA
- the arsB gene encoding ACR3 family arsenite efflux transporter, with translation MSTTTAPVNAPATRRLSTLDRWLPLWIGLAMVGGIVIGRFIPGVSDLLARLEVGGISVPIALGLLVMMYPVLAKVRYDKVAAVTGDKKLLVSSLVLNWLVGPALMFVLAWTFLPDLPEYRTGLIIVGLARCIAMVVIWNDLACGDREAAAVLVAINSVFQVFAFSLLGWFYLTILPGWLGLDSQGLEISVGQIALNVLIFLGIPLLAGFASRFIGERTKGRDWYEDRFLPKIGPWALYGLLLTIVLLFALQGEQVTSNPWDVARIALPLLVYFAVMWFVGLFTGKALGLGYARSSTLAFTAAGNNFELAIAVAIGTFGATSGQALAGVVGPLIEVPVLVGLVYVSLWAARRWFHTDPFTAERI, from the coding sequence ATGAGCACCACAACCGCACCCGTCAACGCGCCAGCAACGCGCCGGCTGTCAACCCTCGACCGATGGCTGCCGCTCTGGATCGGCCTCGCTATGGTCGGCGGCATCGTCATCGGCCGCTTCATCCCTGGCGTCTCCGACCTTCTCGCCCGCCTAGAGGTCGGCGGGATCTCCGTCCCCATCGCCCTCGGCCTGCTTGTGATGATGTACCCGGTTCTTGCGAAGGTTCGCTACGACAAGGTCGCGGCCGTCACGGGTGACAAAAAACTCCTGGTCTCCTCGCTGGTGCTGAACTGGCTCGTCGGCCCCGCGCTGATGTTCGTTCTCGCGTGGACGTTCCTGCCCGATCTTCCCGAGTACCGCACCGGGCTCATCATCGTCGGCCTCGCCCGCTGCATCGCCATGGTCGTCATCTGGAACGATCTCGCCTGTGGAGACCGCGAAGCGGCGGCCGTGCTTGTTGCCATCAACTCCGTCTTCCAGGTCTTCGCATTCTCGCTTCTCGGCTGGTTCTACCTCACGATCCTCCCCGGATGGCTCGGTCTTGACTCCCAAGGCCTCGAGATCTCCGTCGGGCAGATCGCGCTGAATGTCCTGATCTTCCTCGGCATCCCGCTTCTTGCCGGCTTCGCCTCGCGTTTCATCGGCGAACGCACCAAGGGACGCGACTGGTACGAGGACCGCTTCCTGCCGAAGATTGGTCCGTGGGCCCTCTACGGGCTGCTGCTCACCATCGTGCTTCTCTTCGCCCTGCAGGGTGAGCAGGTCACCTCGAACCCGTGGGACGTCGCGCGGATCGCGCTTCCGCTGCTGGTGTACTTCGCCGTTATGTGGTTCGTGGGGCTCTTCACCGGGAAGGCGCTCGGGCTCGGTTACGCGCGCTCGTCAACGCTGGCTTTCACCGCCGCCGGCAACAACTTTGAGCTCGCCATCGCCGTCGCAATCGGCACCTTCGGAGCGACATCAGGTCAGGCCCTCGCCGGGGTCGTCGGCCCGCTCATCGAGGTCCCTGTTCTCGTCGGACTCGTCTACGTTTCGCTCTGGGCGGCCCGACGCTGGTTCCACACCGATCCATTCACCGCTGAAAGGATATAG
- the pstA gene encoding phosphate ABC transporter permease PstA: protein MSTTTTRPEARELRITKPLATGRNGELRPSALIFLLLLWFSLFVAFAVLVTLLITIFITGQNKLSWNLVTNFPSADPEEAGARPAILGSVWAIGTTAVLTLPLGIAAAVHLEEFADRKRWFNRFVELNVQNLAAVPSIVYGLLALAFLSMLGVTNKNIVIGGALALTLLILPVIIIATREALRAVPSEIRDGSLALGATQWQTTWRQVLPASVPGIATGSILALSRALGEAAPLLVLGALVYITFDPNGLLSGYTTLPIQIFNWTGRPQEGFHELAGATSLLLLAVLILMNALAIFIRNKFQKRW, encoded by the coding sequence ATGTCCACCACCACCACACGCCCCGAAGCGCGAGAGCTTCGCATCACCAAGCCACTGGCAACTGGACGCAACGGCGAGCTCCGACCCAGCGCGCTCATCTTCCTCCTGCTGCTGTGGTTCTCTCTCTTCGTGGCCTTCGCGGTGCTCGTCACCCTGCTCATCACGATTTTCATCACCGGACAGAACAAGCTCTCCTGGAATCTGGTGACGAACTTCCCCTCCGCCGACCCCGAAGAAGCAGGCGCACGCCCCGCGATCCTTGGCTCCGTCTGGGCAATCGGCACCACCGCGGTACTGACGCTCCCACTCGGCATCGCTGCAGCCGTGCATCTGGAAGAGTTCGCCGACCGCAAGCGCTGGTTCAACAGGTTCGTCGAGCTCAACGTGCAGAATCTCGCGGCAGTGCCGTCCATCGTCTACGGTCTGCTCGCCCTCGCCTTCCTGTCGATGCTGGGGGTGACGAACAAGAACATCGTCATCGGCGGAGCACTCGCGCTGACGCTACTGATCCTCCCGGTCATCATCATCGCCACCAGGGAAGCACTGCGTGCCGTGCCCAGCGAGATCCGCGACGGGTCGCTCGCATTGGGAGCGACCCAGTGGCAGACGACCTGGCGGCAAGTGCTTCCCGCCTCTGTTCCCGGCATCGCGACCGGCTCCATCCTTGCTCTGTCGCGCGCCCTCGGGGAAGCGGCCCCGCTGCTCGTCCTCGGCGCGCTGGTGTACATCACGTTCGATCCGAACGGGCTACTCAGCGGGTACACCACCCTCCCCATCCAGATCTTCAACTGGACCGGGCGACCGCAGGAAGGGTTCCACGAACTCGCCGGCGCCACGAGCCTCCTGTTGCTCGCCGTGCTCATCCTGATGAACGCCCTCGCTATCTTCATCCGCAACAAGTTCCAGAAACGGTGGTAA
- the trxB gene encoding thioredoxin-disulfide reductase has translation MSIQEVELVIVGSGPAGYTAAVYAARAGLAPIVLAGSVTAGGALMTTTEVENFPGFVDGVQGPELMESMRAQAERFGARILLDDAVSVDLDGPVKIIETGAGETFRSNAVILTMGSAYRKLGIADEERLTGRGVSWCATCDGFFFHEQEIVVVGGGDSAMEEALFLTRFASKVTVVHRRGEFRASKIMAQRVLDHPKIEVAWNSEVAGLVGAEKVEAVTLRNTVTGLKRELPATGVFVAIGHDPRSELVTGIVDTDADGYVLVDHPSTRTNLAGVFAAGDLVDHTYRQAITAAGTGCGAAQDAQHYLAGLDETASIPTMTEEVFA, from the coding sequence ATGTCGATTCAAGAGGTTGAGCTGGTCATCGTCGGATCCGGCCCTGCGGGGTACACCGCCGCCGTCTATGCCGCTCGTGCGGGCCTCGCGCCCATCGTCCTCGCCGGGTCCGTGACCGCCGGCGGCGCGTTGATGACGACAACCGAGGTCGAAAACTTTCCCGGTTTCGTCGACGGCGTTCAGGGGCCTGAACTCATGGAGTCGATGCGCGCGCAGGCCGAGCGCTTCGGCGCCCGCATCCTTCTCGATGACGCGGTGAGCGTCGACCTCGACGGGCCCGTCAAGATCATCGAGACCGGCGCCGGAGAGACTTTCCGTTCCAACGCTGTCATCCTCACGATGGGCTCCGCCTACCGCAAGCTCGGCATCGCCGACGAGGAGCGCCTGACCGGGCGAGGTGTCTCGTGGTGCGCCACATGTGACGGATTCTTCTTCCACGAGCAGGAGATCGTCGTCGTCGGCGGGGGAGACTCCGCGATGGAGGAAGCGCTATTCCTCACCCGCTTCGCGTCGAAGGTCACCGTCGTGCACCGCCGCGGCGAGTTCCGCGCCTCGAAGATCATGGCGCAGCGCGTGCTCGACCACCCGAAGATCGAGGTCGCCTGGAACAGCGAGGTCGCAGGCCTCGTCGGCGCTGAGAAGGTCGAGGCCGTCACGCTGCGCAACACCGTAACCGGGCTTAAGCGCGAGCTACCCGCGACAGGAGTGTTCGTCGCCATCGGCCACGATCCGCGCTCCGAACTCGTCACGGGCATCGTCGACACGGATGCTGACGGCTATGTCCTCGTCGACCACCCGTCCACGCGCACGAATCTGGCGGGAGTCTTCGCCGCGGGCGACCTCGTCGACCACACCTACCGCCAGGCCATCACCGCCGCAGGCACCGGCTGCGGCGCCGCCCAGGACGCCCAGCACTACCTTGCCGGACTCGATGAGACTGCAAGCATCCCGACCATGACCGAGGAAGTCTTCGCATGA
- a CDS encoding arsenate reductase ArsC: MTETTKPSVLFVCVHNAGRSQMAAGFLRDIAGDRIEVRSAGSMPADQINPTAVEAMNELGIDITAEQPKILTTEAVQASDVVITMGCGDACPFFPGKRYEDWKLDDPAGQGIDAVRPIRDDIKARIEQLVSELV; encoded by the coding sequence ATGACTGAAACCACCAAGCCCTCCGTCCTTTTCGTCTGCGTGCACAACGCTGGCCGCTCGCAGATGGCCGCCGGATTCCTTCGCGACATCGCCGGAGACCGCATCGAAGTCCGCTCCGCCGGCTCCATGCCGGCCGACCAGATCAACCCGACTGCCGTCGAGGCGATGAATGAGCTCGGGATCGACATCACAGCAGAACAGCCCAAGATCCTGACGACCGAGGCCGTGCAGGCATCGGACGTCGTCATCACGATGGGATGCGGCGATGCCTGCCCGTTCTTCCCAGGCAAGCGCTACGAGGACTGGAAGCTCGATGACCCGGCCGGCCAGGGGATCGACGCTGTGCGTCCCATCCGTGACGACATCAAGGCGCGAATCGAGCAGCTGGTCAGCGAACTCGTCTAA
- a CDS encoding low molecular weight phosphatase family protein, protein MTSTPTVLFICQHNAGRSQLGAALLEHLAGDRFNATSAGLSPADEVNPAVAATVAELGIDISGRMPRAVTEQDLDDADVVVLMKPGLTLPSEPRGEVLQWSFPNPESWDAEAVRPLREAVAAEIRATLLNR, encoded by the coding sequence ATGACCTCCACGCCTACCGTCCTGTTCATCTGTCAGCACAATGCAGGTCGCTCCCAACTCGGTGCTGCGCTCCTCGAGCACCTCGCCGGAGACCGCTTCAACGCCACCTCGGCGGGCTTGTCTCCCGCGGACGAAGTGAACCCGGCCGTTGCCGCCACCGTCGCGGAGTTGGGCATCGACATCTCTGGGCGCATGCCCCGTGCGGTGACCGAGCAGGATCTGGATGATGCCGACGTGGTCGTGCTGATGAAGCCCGGACTGACGCTGCCGAGCGAGCCCCGCGGCGAGGTTCTGCAGTGGTCGTTCCCGAACCCCGAATCGTGGGATGCCGAGGCTGTGCGACCTCTCCGCGAAGCGGTCGCCGCGGAGATCAGAGCGACCTTGCTCAATCGCTGA
- a CDS encoding FAD-dependent oxidoreductase: protein MHLVVIGGSDAGISTALRARELDPSVDVTVVVADAYPNFSICGIPYYFSREVQPWQSLAHRTHADLEATGMRLRLNTLATSIDVDARALTVRDVDGVESTISYDELMVGTGASPSAAGIDGLDLLGPADGVHMLHSMGDTFALERYLDEHHPQTAIIVGAGYVGLEMAEALTVRGLHVTQLQRGEEVLSTLDPELGGLVHEELSRHGVDVLTRTRVESIALDAGRPTVTGTRDGEVFARSADVVLVVVGVRPNTNLLTAADAETGAGGAVVVDEQMRTGLPHVWAAGDGVVTHHRQLGVTYLPLGTTAHKQGRVAGENAVGGNARFAGSLGTQVVKVFDLVAARTGLRDHEAAAAGHSPHSHTAVADDHKRYYPGATPISIRVTGEMGSGLLLGAQLVGTRGAEISKRVDTFATALHHGMTVEGISDLDLSYTPPLGSPWDAVQMATQAWSRDAQSLLPAR, encoded by the coding sequence ATGCACCTTGTAGTCATCGGCGGAAGTGACGCCGGGATATCCACGGCCCTCCGCGCGCGTGAACTCGACCCCTCCGTCGATGTCACCGTCGTCGTCGCCGACGCGTACCCGAACTTCTCTATCTGCGGCATCCCGTACTACTTCTCTCGCGAGGTGCAGCCCTGGCAGTCGCTCGCGCACCGCACGCACGCAGACCTCGAAGCGACCGGAATGCGGCTGCGTCTGAACACCCTGGCCACGAGCATCGACGTCGATGCCCGTGCGCTCACCGTTCGCGATGTCGACGGCGTCGAGTCCACCATCTCCTACGACGAGCTCATGGTCGGCACCGGCGCATCTCCCTCCGCCGCGGGAATCGACGGTCTCGACCTGCTCGGACCCGCCGACGGCGTGCACATGCTCCACTCGATGGGCGACACCTTCGCCCTCGAACGCTACCTCGACGAACACCACCCGCAGACGGCGATCATCGTCGGGGCCGGATACGTCGGCCTCGAGATGGCCGAGGCGCTGACGGTCCGCGGGCTCCACGTCACGCAGCTGCAACGCGGCGAAGAAGTGCTCTCGACCCTCGACCCGGAACTCGGCGGTCTCGTCCACGAAGAACTCAGTCGACACGGTGTCGACGTGCTCACCCGCACCCGCGTGGAAAGCATCGCACTCGACGCCGGCCGCCCCACCGTCACCGGCACGCGCGACGGGGAAGTCTTCGCTCGCAGCGCCGACGTGGTCCTGGTCGTCGTCGGGGTGCGCCCGAACACGAATCTCTTGACGGCGGCCGACGCAGAGACGGGTGCGGGCGGTGCGGTCGTCGTCGATGAGCAGATGCGCACGGGGCTGCCGCACGTCTGGGCTGCCGGGGATGGAGTGGTCACCCACCACCGCCAGCTCGGAGTGACGTACCTTCCGCTGGGCACCACGGCGCACAAGCAGGGACGAGTCGCGGGAGAGAACGCGGTCGGAGGAAACGCCCGGTTCGCCGGAAGCCTCGGAACCCAGGTCGTGAAGGTGTTCGACCTCGTGGCTGCGCGCACCGGCCTGCGCGACCACGAAGCCGCGGCTGCTGGACACTCGCCGCACAGCCACACCGCGGTCGCCGACGACCACAAGAGGTACTACCCGGGAGCCACGCCCATCAGCATCCGCGTCACCGGAGAAATGGGCAGTGGCCTGCTGCTCGGCGCACAGCTCGTTGGCACCCGCGGGGCAGAGATCTCTAAACGGGTCGATACATTCGCCACCGCCCTGCACCACGGCATGACCGTCGAGGGAATCAGCGACCTCGACCTGTCGTACACCCCGCCGCTCGGCTCGCCGTGGGACGCTGTGCAGATGGCGACCCAGGCGTGGAGCCGTGACGCTCAATCGCTTCTGCCCGCGCGCTGA
- a CDS encoding PstS family phosphate ABC transporter substrate-binding protein: MRKTTAKIFASTALILVGAFTLSACGGQASGGESSGSGDGGGMSGSVNTDGSSTVAPLTEAAADLFRDEEAGVNVSVATSGTGGGFKVFCAGETDISNASRAIKDEEIAECDSAGIEYTEIIAANDGLSVVVNPENDWAEDLSVEQLNMIWSPEAEGEITNWNQVDPSFPDQAITLFGAGTDSGTFDYFTDAINGEEGAIRTDYSPSEDDNITIQGVAGDVGAIGFLGLSYVEENEGVIKAVAVDGVMPSTETVQDGTYTPLGRPLFVYVNNASYTDKPQVKSFIDFYVENSLDIAERALFVPLTEDQVTTAADELASLG, encoded by the coding sequence GTGCGAAAGACCACAGCAAAGATCTTCGCTTCAACCGCATTGATCCTCGTCGGTGCATTCACCCTGAGCGCCTGCGGCGGCCAGGCGAGCGGCGGCGAGTCCTCCGGCTCCGGCGATGGCGGCGGCATGAGCGGTTCGGTAAACACCGACGGCTCCTCGACGGTTGCCCCGCTCACGGAGGCAGCAGCCGACCTGTTCCGCGACGAAGAAGCGGGCGTCAACGTCTCCGTCGCAACATCCGGCACCGGCGGAGGCTTCAAGGTCTTCTGCGCGGGCGAAACCGACATCTCCAACGCCTCGCGCGCCATCAAGGACGAGGAGATCGCCGAGTGCGACTCTGCCGGCATCGAGTACACGGAGATCATCGCGGCCAACGACGGTCTGTCCGTCGTCGTCAACCCCGAGAACGACTGGGCCGAGGACCTCTCGGTCGAGCAGCTCAACATGATCTGGAGCCCCGAGGCTGAGGGGGAGATCACCAACTGGAACCAGGTCGACCCGAGCTTCCCCGACCAGGCAATCACGCTTTTCGGTGCCGGCACCGACTCGGGCACCTTCGACTACTTCACCGACGCCATCAACGGTGAAGAGGGCGCGATCCGCACGGACTACAGCCCGTCCGAGGATGACAACATCACCATCCAGGGTGTCGCCGGCGATGTCGGGGCCATCGGCTTCCTTGGCCTCAGCTACGTCGAGGAGAACGAGGGCGTCATCAAGGCTGTCGCGGTCGACGGCGTGATGCCGAGCACCGAGACCGTGCAGGACGGCACGTACACCCCGCTCGGCCGCCCCCTGTTCGTCTACGTCAACAACGCCTCGTACACGGACAAGCCTCAGGTGAAGTCGTTCATCGACTTCTACGTGGAGAACTCTCTCGACATCGCGGAGCGCGCCCTGTTCGTGCCGCTCACCGAGGATCAGGTCACCACCGCCGCGGACGAGCTCGCGTCGCTCGGCTGA
- a CDS encoding metalloregulator ArsR/SmtB family transcription factor encodes MNAVLTSSGVTCNPVATHAIGAEAASSVAATLKALSDPLRLRMLSAIASDPRGESCVCDLAELADVSQPTVSHHLKVLKDVEVLTSERRGTWVWYRVNPNRRRAVTALLDSFAPATVAPWSEVTVDDGRRPDFDARVTHLADELAAEVPELDPKVVLTVVRESYTALARTARVTSALIPLTERFARQRLADLTRDRDTSVPQVLFVCVANAGRSQLAAALVNKLAGGRVVARSAGSSPADVIHPHVRSVLAEIEGDAAAERFPKPLTDDAVRAADVVITMGCGDVCPIIPGVRYDDWSVGDPALASREGVEAIRDDIAARVNVLVDDLLP; translated from the coding sequence ATGAACGCCGTCCTCACCTCCTCGGGCGTCACCTGCAATCCCGTCGCAACCCACGCCATCGGAGCGGAAGCCGCCTCGTCCGTGGCGGCCACGCTGAAGGCGCTGTCGGATCCGCTTCGGCTGCGCATGCTGTCAGCCATCGCGTCCGACCCCCGCGGAGAGTCGTGCGTGTGCGATCTCGCCGAGCTGGCCGACGTCTCGCAGCCCACGGTGTCCCACCACCTCAAGGTCCTGAAGGATGTCGAAGTCCTCACCTCCGAGCGGCGTGGAACTTGGGTCTGGTACCGGGTGAACCCGAACCGGCGCCGGGCCGTGACCGCACTGCTTGACTCATTCGCCCCCGCGACCGTCGCGCCGTGGAGTGAAGTCACCGTCGACGACGGGCGCCGTCCCGACTTCGATGCGCGCGTGACGCATCTAGCGGACGAGCTCGCTGCGGAGGTTCCCGAACTTGATCCCAAGGTCGTGCTCACGGTTGTCCGCGAGTCCTACACAGCGCTCGCGCGGACCGCCCGTGTGACTTCTGCGCTCATCCCACTCACCGAGCGCTTCGCCCGTCAGCGCCTCGCCGACCTGACCCGTGATCGTGACACGTCAGTACCCCAAGTGCTCTTCGTCTGTGTCGCCAACGCCGGTCGCTCGCAGCTTGCCGCTGCCCTCGTCAACAAGCTCGCTGGCGGCCGAGTCGTCGCCCGCTCGGCAGGGTCCAGCCCCGCCGATGTCATTCACCCACACGTCCGCTCCGTGCTTGCCGAGATCGAAGGCGACGCAGCCGCAGAGCGCTTCCCGAAACCTCTCACCGACGACGCCGTCCGCGCGGCAGATGTCGTCATCACGATGGGCTGCGGTGATGTCTGCCCCATCATCCCGGGCGTGCGTTACGACGACTGGAGTGTCGGTGACCCCGCTCTAGCTTCACGCGAAGGCGTCGAAGCCATCCGCGACGACATCGCCGCACGTGTGAACGTGCTTGTCGACGACCTTCTTCCCTGA